In the genome of Fulvivirga maritima, one region contains:
- a CDS encoding thioredoxin family protein, which translates to MSLTPSNMLPLGTTAPKFNLLDVVSERMITLDDVKSEVATVVMFICNHCPYVKHIQSELVKIAEDYIPEGVSFVAVSSNDVENYPEDSPELMKALARQWGYPFPYLYDETQAVAKAYDAACTPDFYVFDGALQLVYRGQLDDSRPGNEKELTGKDLRNTLDDIIKGNPVSEEQWPSQGCNIKWKK; encoded by the coding sequence ATGTCACTTACTCCATCAAATATGCTTCCTTTAGGAACCACTGCACCAAAGTTTAACCTTTTAGATGTGGTTTCAGAACGCATGATCACTTTAGATGATGTGAAGTCTGAGGTGGCTACTGTGGTTATGTTTATTTGTAATCATTGCCCTTATGTGAAGCATATACAATCTGAGCTAGTGAAAATAGCTGAAGATTATATTCCGGAAGGGGTTTCTTTTGTAGCTGTAAGTTCTAATGATGTGGAAAATTATCCGGAAGACTCACCTGAGTTAATGAAGGCGCTAGCCAGACAGTGGGGATATCCTTTTCCTTATTTATATGACGAAACGCAGGCTGTAGCAAAGGCCTATGATGCGGCTTGTACCCCAGATTTTTATGTGTTTGATGGTGCTCTGCAGCTGGTATACAGAGGTCAGCTCGATGATAGCAGGCCTGGAAATGAAAAAGAACTTACAGGTAAGGACTTGAGAAATACTCTTGATGACATTATCAAAGGAAATCCTGTATCTGAAGAGCAATGGCCAAGCCAGGGGTGCAACATTAAGTGGAAAAAATAA
- a CDS encoding metallophosphoesterase family protein — MRIGLISDTHSHLDPKVFDHFEECDEIWHAGDIGSGVLEPLQEFKPVKAVFGNIDDKSIRAACPEHQKFECEGLQVWMTHIGGYPPRYNPTMRPLLQQDPPDMFICGHSHILKVMRDPKLNNLIFINPGAAGIHGFHQVKTIMRFDIEEKTVKNMQVIELGKKGKIK; from the coding sequence ATGAGAATCGGACTTATTTCAGACACCCACAGCCATCTGGATCCTAAAGTTTTTGATCACTTTGAAGAATGTGACGAAATATGGCATGCCGGAGACATTGGCAGCGGTGTGTTAGAACCTCTTCAGGAGTTTAAACCCGTAAAAGCTGTATTTGGAAACATCGATGATAAAAGCATTAGAGCTGCCTGCCCGGAACATCAAAAATTTGAATGCGAGGGGCTTCAGGTTTGGATGACCCACATAGGAGGCTACCCGCCGAGATATAACCCTACTATGCGCCCACTATTACAGCAAGATCCTCCAGATATGTTTATCTGCGGACACTCGCACATACTGAAAGTGATGCGAGACCCCAAGCTCAACAACTTAATATTTATTAATCCTGGAGCTGCCGGCATACACGGATTTCATCAAGTAAAAACCATTATGAGGTTTGATATTGAAGAGAAAACCGTAAAAAATATGCAGGTAATAGAGCTAGGTAAAAAAGGAAAAATTAAATAA
- the hisS gene encoding histidine--tRNA ligase has translation MSQKPTIPKGTRDFGPQQMAKRNFIFKAIKTVFEKYGFMPLETPTMENLSVLTGKYGDEGDQLLFKVLNSGDYLSKATDEEIKGGSKSLLPRISEKGLRYDLTVPFARYVVMNQHELALPFKRYQIQPVWRADKPQRGRYREFYQCDADVVGTESLICESEIILMINEVFAQLGITDYNIKVNHRQILKGITEAIGAEGKESEFCVAIDKLDKIGLEKVLKEMEDRGISAEAAQKSVPILELSGSIEDKIAKLKDIFKDSESGQKGLTDLQEILNTLKSFELDNNHIDFDVSLARGLSYYTGSIFEVKVNNVSIGSVSGGGRYDDLTGVFGLKGLSGVGFSFGVDRIYDVLEELDLFPTDATTSTEALIVHFDEETKKYGLSVLNKLRKAGIKSEIYPDKAKPKKQFTYADKKNIAYTVVIGSDEMASGNLTLKNMASGEQDQLPLDAIIEKISGHNE, from the coding sequence ATGAGTCAAAAGCCTACTATACCCAAAGGAACAAGAGATTTTGGACCACAGCAAATGGCCAAAAGAAATTTTATATTCAAAGCTATAAAAACTGTATTTGAAAAGTATGGTTTTATGCCTTTAGAAACTCCTACTATGGAAAATCTTTCTGTACTAACAGGAAAGTATGGAGATGAAGGAGATCAGTTATTATTTAAAGTACTTAACTCCGGAGATTACCTTTCTAAGGCTACTGATGAGGAAATTAAAGGAGGCAGCAAATCACTGCTTCCCAGAATTTCAGAAAAAGGATTAAGATATGACCTTACCGTACCCTTTGCGCGCTACGTGGTTATGAATCAGCATGAACTGGCCTTGCCTTTTAAAAGATACCAGATACAGCCTGTTTGGAGAGCAGACAAACCTCAAAGAGGCCGATACAGAGAATTCTATCAGTGCGATGCTGATGTGGTTGGAACGGAATCACTTATCTGTGAGTCAGAAATTATTTTAATGATCAATGAGGTGTTTGCTCAATTGGGCATTACCGATTATAACATAAAAGTGAACCACCGCCAGATATTAAAAGGTATTACTGAGGCGATAGGCGCTGAAGGCAAAGAAAGTGAATTCTGTGTAGCTATTGATAAACTAGACAAAATCGGCCTGGAAAAAGTCCTTAAAGAAATGGAAGACAGAGGCATCTCAGCTGAGGCTGCTCAGAAGTCAGTGCCTATCCTGGAGCTTTCAGGCAGTATTGAAGACAAAATAGCCAAACTAAAAGATATATTCAAAGACTCCGAAAGTGGGCAAAAAGGCCTTACTGATCTGCAAGAGATATTGAATACTCTAAAATCATTTGAGTTAGATAATAACCACATTGATTTCGATGTTTCCTTAGCCAGAGGGCTGAGCTACTACACAGGATCTATTTTTGAGGTGAAGGTAAATAATGTAAGCATTGGCAGTGTAAGCGGAGGTGGACGTTATGATGATCTTACCGGAGTATTTGGTTTAAAGGGGCTTTCAGGAGTAGGCTTCTCCTTTGGTGTAGATCGTATTTATGATGTATTGGAAGAGTTGGACCTGTTCCCTACTGATGCCACTACTTCTACAGAAGCCTTAATAGTTCACTTCGATGAAGAAACTAAAAAGTATGGCTTATCTGTACTTAACAAATTGAGAAAAGCGGGTATTAAATCAGAGATATATCCTGACAAAGCCAAGCCTAAAAAGCAATTCACCTATGCTGATAAGAAAAATATAGCTTACACCGTAGTAATAGGTTCTGATGAAATGGCTTCTGGCAATCTTACACTTAAGAATATGGCCAGCGGCGAGCAAGATCAGCTTCCATTAGATGCCATAATAGAGAAAATCAGTGGACATAATGAATAA
- the hutH gene encoding histidine ammonia-lyase, protein MNNKVHYISDEALTLESIEEIISEGYSLALSPEAEQKITKCRNYLDEKIKSSSDPVYGINTGFGSLYNKHIPKEELSRLQENLVKSHACGTGAEVIPEIVKLMLLLKVQSLAYGHSGVQLITVNRLIDFFNHGVYPVVYEMGSLGASGDLAPLAHLSLPLIGLGEVIYKGERLSGEAINNKLGFSPITFKAKEGLALLNGTQLMSAFGIWCLMQSERLCDLANIIGAISLDAFDGRIEPFSAKVHQIRPQKGQILVAQRFMELLEGSEIIQQVKKHVQDPYSFRCIPQVHGASIEALFYVKDIFLTEINGVTDNPNVFPDSDEIISAGNFHGQPLALPLDFLSMALSELGSISERRTFQLISGSRDLPNYLVANPGINSGLMIPQYTAASLASQNKQYCTPSSTDSIVSSNGQEDHVSMGANAATKTFKVVNNLYRILAIELITAAQAIEFRRPLKTSDYLEDLLNNFREKVPFIEDDRVLYEDMAKAEEFLKEVIV, encoded by the coding sequence ATGAATAATAAAGTCCATTACATTTCAGATGAAGCACTTACGCTAGAGAGTATTGAAGAAATTATTTCTGAAGGGTACTCTTTGGCACTTTCACCAGAGGCTGAACAGAAAATCACAAAATGCAGAAACTATCTGGATGAAAAGATAAAATCATCATCTGATCCGGTTTATGGTATTAACACTGGCTTTGGCTCCTTATATAATAAGCATATTCCTAAAGAAGAGCTTAGCAGACTGCAAGAAAACCTGGTAAAGTCTCATGCCTGTGGCACCGGAGCTGAAGTAATTCCAGAAATAGTGAAGCTAATGCTGTTATTGAAAGTACAATCATTAGCATACGGTCATTCTGGTGTTCAACTCATTACGGTAAACCGATTAATAGACTTCTTTAATCATGGCGTTTATCCTGTAGTATATGAAATGGGTTCGTTAGGTGCCAGTGGTGATCTGGCTCCTTTGGCGCATCTTTCCTTACCACTGATTGGTTTAGGAGAAGTCATATATAAAGGAGAACGACTGTCTGGTGAAGCCATAAACAATAAACTAGGCTTCTCGCCCATTACCTTCAAAGCCAAAGAGGGCTTAGCGCTACTCAACGGCACACAGCTTATGAGTGCGTTTGGCATTTGGTGCCTTATGCAATCTGAAAGACTTTGTGATTTGGCTAACATTATAGGCGCCATTTCATTAGATGCCTTCGATGGCAGAATAGAACCTTTCAGTGCTAAGGTTCATCAAATAAGGCCACAGAAAGGACAAATTTTAGTAGCCCAAAGATTTATGGAGCTATTAGAAGGCAGTGAAATAATACAGCAAGTCAAAAAACATGTGCAGGATCCTTATTCGTTTAGATGTATCCCTCAAGTACACGGCGCTAGCATAGAGGCCTTGTTTTATGTAAAAGATATATTCCTCACTGAAATCAATGGAGTTACAGATAACCCTAACGTATTTCCTGACTCTGATGAGATCATTTCTGCAGGTAATTTTCATGGTCAGCCACTAGCCTTACCGCTAGACTTCCTGAGCATGGCTTTATCAGAACTGGGCAGCATTTCTGAAAGGCGCACTTTCCAACTCATTTCTGGTTCAAGAGATTTACCTAATTATCTGGTAGCAAACCCCGGCATTAACTCTGGCTTAATGATCCCTCAGTATACGGCAGCTTCTTTGGCCAGCCAAAACAAACAATACTGCACCCCTTCTTCTACTGACTCCATTGTGTCATCTAACGGTCAGGAAGACCATGTAAGCATGGGAGCCAACGCTGCAACGAAAACATTTAAGGTAGTAAACAACTTATATCGTATATTGGCCATTGAATTAATAACCGCAGCACAAGCTATTGAATTTAGAAGACCGCTAAAAACATCTGACTATCTGGAGGATCTCCTGAACAATTTCAGAGAGAAAGTTCCGTTTATTGAAGATGACCGCGTTCTTTATGAAGACATGGCCAAAGCTGAAGAATTTTTAAAAGAAGTAATTGTATAA
- a CDS encoding gliding motility-associated C-terminal domain-containing protein: MYNLNRYFHYILLLFFVTAVNIDSQAQYESVFGKFEVDEIKGCAPFTVSVRFLESCANCNDAIFYEYNYGDVDGTNLTSHTYTEPGIYSLKIFFTSGQDSVAIEVSDPTPPTFDIFKCNNNTIQVSVTDTNFDNYIVNYGDGSSEVTVDSSSPTAMHTYANSSTRTVSVRGINDDGFDNCTSGTEQINPVPALPAGAITGLTVIDETHVEINYDLPENVLYQLYIKPNNQGAWQRYGNRFFEIDTQTLTSGLRLNDNFYCFMLRAYNPCDNIFTTPSNEICTSILNLSTESDVNRLTWTTASPEVNFTIERSDQLSQPVSANANSYEDTNINCGTEYCYQLVAHYNNGHTSTSASVCGTAFSNTPPEGPANVATVVEGQNITLSWSGTAGTNEYNVLRGNNNTFESLGSTTNITYTDLDLKTEEGPYCYRLGTTDECGNSSGNRANAICSIFLSGYFDRENTVHLSWNEYTGYENGVASYIVEKTYPDGRSTTTDVGSATNYDNEEADDTEQVVIYRIIARPNDNFANSNSNEVTIIKPNNIYFPNAFTPDQDGNNDTFRIHGKYITSFTLTIYNRWGELIFASENMEESWDGTFNGKLLPLGTYAFVAEMTDLAGQNIKRTGTITLLRR, encoded by the coding sequence TTGTATAATTTGAACCGATACTTTCACTATATTTTACTCTTATTTTTTGTCACTGCAGTAAATATAGATAGTCAAGCGCAGTATGAATCTGTTTTTGGCAAATTTGAGGTTGATGAGATTAAAGGATGTGCCCCATTCACAGTCAGTGTCAGATTTTTAGAATCTTGCGCTAATTGTAATGATGCTATATTTTATGAATACAATTATGGCGATGTAGATGGAACAAACCTTACTTCCCACACCTATACTGAACCAGGAATTTATTCATTAAAGATATTTTTCACCTCAGGGCAAGATTCTGTGGCCATAGAAGTATCTGACCCAACCCCTCCCACTTTCGATATTTTCAAATGCAACAATAACACTATTCAGGTAAGCGTCACTGACACTAATTTTGATAATTACATCGTTAATTATGGTGATGGCAGCTCTGAAGTAACAGTAGACTCCTCATCTCCTACTGCCATGCATACTTATGCTAACAGCAGTACAAGAACAGTAAGTGTAAGAGGTATTAATGATGATGGTTTTGATAATTGTACTTCAGGTACGGAACAAATTAATCCCGTCCCTGCGCTGCCGGCAGGTGCCATAACAGGTTTAACTGTAATAGATGAAACACATGTAGAGATCAATTATGACCTGCCAGAAAATGTATTATATCAGCTATATATAAAGCCAAACAATCAAGGTGCTTGGCAGCGATATGGCAATCGTTTTTTTGAAATTGATACACAAACCCTGACTTCAGGCCTAAGGCTCAATGACAACTTCTATTGCTTTATGCTTAGAGCCTATAACCCTTGTGACAATATTTTCACTACTCCTTCTAATGAAATATGCACCTCTATACTTAATCTTTCCACAGAAAGTGATGTAAACAGGCTTACCTGGACCACCGCTTCTCCGGAGGTCAACTTTACTATAGAAAGAAGTGATCAACTCTCTCAACCAGTTAGTGCTAATGCTAACAGCTATGAAGACACCAATATTAACTGCGGCACTGAATACTGCTATCAGCTAGTAGCTCACTATAATAATGGGCACACCAGTACTTCAGCCAGTGTATGTGGCACAGCATTTAGTAACACCCCACCTGAAGGTCCGGCAAATGTAGCCACTGTGGTAGAAGGTCAAAACATAACCCTTTCCTGGTCTGGCACGGCAGGCACTAATGAGTATAATGTATTAAGAGGCAACAATAACACATTCGAATCACTTGGTTCCACCACTAACATCACTTACACAGACTTGGACCTGAAAACAGAGGAAGGACCTTACTGTTACCGCCTGGGCACTACTGATGAATGTGGAAATAGCAGCGGTAACAGGGCCAACGCCATTTGTTCGATTTTCCTTTCAGGCTATTTTGACAGAGAAAACACAGTACACTTGAGCTGGAATGAGTATACAGGTTATGAAAATGGCGTAGCCTCTTACATTGTAGAAAAGACCTACCCAGACGGCCGCAGCACCACTACAGATGTAGGATCAGCCACTAACTATGATAACGAAGAAGCTGATGACACTGAGCAGGTAGTAATCTACCGTATAATAGCCAGACCTAATGATAATTTTGCAAACAGCAATTCTAATGAAGTAACTATTATCAAACCTAACAATATTTATTTCCCTAACGCATTCACCCCGGATCAGGATGGCAATAACGATACTTTCAGGATTCACGGGAAATACATTACAAGCTTCACCCTCACCATTTATAACCGCTGGGGGGAACTGATTTTTGCCTCGGAGAATATGGAAGAATCGTGGGATGGCACCTTCAATGGTAAATTGCTACCTCTGGGTACTTATGCCTTTGTAGCAGAAATGACTGACTTAGCCGGGCAAAATATTAAAAGGACAGGCACCATTACCCTACTCAGAAGGTAA
- a CDS encoding YbaB/EbfC family nucleoid-associated protein: MFDMMKMMGKMKEVQAKIKEAQENLVHLRAVGESGAGMVKATVNGKKEVIALEIDNDLVKPEDKEVLQDLIVAAVNKAIQEMDVTAKEEMKKSTEGMLPNIPGLDLSGLM, encoded by the coding sequence ATGTTTGACATGATGAAGATGATGGGCAAAATGAAGGAAGTGCAAGCTAAGATCAAAGAAGCCCAAGAAAATTTAGTTCATTTAAGAGCCGTAGGAGAATCTGGTGCTGGTATGGTAAAGGCTACTGTTAATGGCAAAAAAGAAGTTATAGCATTAGAGATAGATAATGACCTGGTAAAGCCTGAAGATAAAGAAGTACTACAAGACCTGATAGTGGCTGCAGTAAACAAGGCTATTCAGGAAATGGATGTTACTGCTAAAGAAGAAATGAAGAAAAGTACTGAAGGTATGCTCCCTAATATTCCCGGCCTCGACCTGAGCGGATTAATGTAA
- a CDS encoding glycosyltransferase family 2 protein: MRETAIVILNYNGEHYLRKFLPSVIQYSPGCEIVVADNCSTDESVTYLKENHPEVTVIQLSCNHGYSAGYNEALAQVTAEYYVLLNSDVEVTPNWVTPVIELLKSQDNIVAAQPKILMYDKKTHFEYAGAGGGYIDCLGYPFCRGRLFLDVEEDKGQYDDDINIFWATGACLFIKAKVFHEVGGFDPDFFAHMEEIDLCWRINNAGYEIAYTGKSKVYHVGGGTLHKSNPRKTYLNFRNGLTLIYKNYSRFDLWTKLPIRLALDWIACIKFMLFDSFNDGVAVAKAHFHFIKHLRLNFKKRRAVLKLKTQRSIPTMFRGSVVFEYYIKRKDTFKKLDF; this comes from the coding sequence ATGAGAGAAACCGCCATTGTTATTTTAAATTATAACGGAGAGCATTATCTCCGTAAATTTTTACCCTCCGTTATTCAATACAGCCCAGGCTGCGAAATAGTAGTGGCGGACAACTGCTCCACTGACGAGTCAGTTACTTATCTAAAAGAGAACCACCCGGAAGTAACCGTAATTCAGCTCTCTTGCAACCACGGCTATAGTGCAGGTTATAATGAGGCCTTAGCTCAAGTCACTGCTGAATATTATGTGCTACTCAACTCTGACGTAGAGGTCACTCCCAACTGGGTCACACCTGTTATTGAGCTACTCAAATCTCAGGACAATATTGTAGCTGCCCAGCCCAAGATATTAATGTATGATAAAAAGACTCACTTCGAGTATGCCGGCGCTGGCGGTGGGTATATAGACTGCCTGGGTTACCCTTTCTGCAGAGGCAGGCTCTTTCTTGATGTAGAAGAAGACAAAGGCCAGTACGATGATGACATTAATATATTCTGGGCCACAGGTGCTTGTTTATTTATTAAGGCCAAAGTCTTTCATGAGGTTGGAGGTTTCGATCCTGACTTCTTCGCACATATGGAAGAAATAGATTTATGCTGGAGAATAAACAATGCTGGCTACGAAATTGCCTACACAGGTAAAAGCAAAGTATACCATGTTGGTGGTGGCACGTTACACAAATCGAACCCCAGGAAGACTTATCTTAACTTCCGCAATGGCCTCACCTTAATATATAAGAACTATTCCAGGTTTGATCTCTGGACCAAGCTTCCTATCCGCTTAGCCTTAGACTGGATTGCATGTATTAAATTCATGCTATTCGATTCATTCAATGACGGCGTGGCCGTAGCAAAGGCTCATTTCCATTTTATAAAACACCTTCGTTTGAATTTCAAAAAGCGAAGAGCAGTACTTAAACTCAAGACACAGCGAAGCATCCCTACTATGTTTAGAGGGTCGGTGGTATTTGAATACTATATTAAAAGGAAAGATACCTTTAAAAAGCTAGACTTTTAA
- a CDS encoding PspC domain-containing protein, giving the protein MKKIQLFFEKYAFGVCSKLGEKLGIASSSIRLYFIYASFLTFGSPLIVYLVLAFGMNMRKHLRRKRNSVWYY; this is encoded by the coding sequence ATGAAAAAAATCCAACTTTTCTTTGAAAAATATGCCTTTGGTGTATGTTCTAAACTGGGGGAGAAATTAGGGATTGCTAGCTCTAGCATAAGATTATATTTTATTTATGCTTCATTCCTAACCTTCGGGTCTCCACTAATTGTATACCTGGTCTTGGCCTTTGGTATGAACATGCGTAAACACCTGAGACGTAAGAGAAATTCTGTTTGGTATTATTAG
- a CDS encoding tetratricopeptide repeat protein, with protein MRKLFYAIALFGVLSLTGCTLNKMVKMAEDQNLTVTPNPLEVHADTVAFEMSANLPVKMLKKGKVYSVNTFYKYGENEVALDPIEFKAEDFPNADEQQPKQTKEYAFAYSPAMKNGMLEVQGVASDPKNGKSKETDRMPVAPGVITTSKLVEEVYAPAYADHGYNNQEELIPTRVNFYFVQGSSALRYSERTSKRGKKLDAFIADKNVTRTVTITGTHSPEGAERINTRLAKDRAESIQAFYKREMKKYDYAGMADSINFITKDVVEDWAIFKDSLATYDGISSEEKSAYLDVVNGPGSYEDKEDKLHQLPTYKKVFRDLYPKLRVAKTEILTVKEKKSDAEISVLSKGIADGSVSADTLSEEELLYGATLTPSLTEKEAIYKAATKKTDSWVAHNNLAAVYVAMAIEGDADKYGDMAMTQLEIASNKQESAEIYANMASVELMRGNPYKAYEHIKKADSMNPSSEMAPGFNGVKGSVEIMLAKYGDAVQSTANAEDNAVNSFNRGLAQILNKDYQSALTSFKEATEKDSDMGIAYYGAAIANAHLGNEDAVYENLEQAVSADPDLKGKALEDLEFASFVSNEQFRNILK; from the coding sequence ATGAGAAAATTATTCTACGCTATAGCTTTATTTGGAGTACTTTCCCTGACCGGTTGTACCCTTAATAAAATGGTAAAAATGGCGGAGGACCAGAATTTAACTGTTACTCCAAATCCGTTGGAGGTTCATGCAGACACTGTTGCTTTTGAGATGTCAGCCAACCTTCCGGTAAAGATGCTGAAAAAAGGTAAGGTTTACTCGGTAAATACATTCTACAAGTACGGAGAAAACGAAGTTGCATTAGACCCTATCGAATTTAAAGCCGAAGATTTCCCTAATGCTGATGAGCAGCAGCCTAAGCAAACAAAAGAGTATGCTTTCGCTTATTCTCCTGCCATGAAAAATGGTATGTTAGAAGTGCAAGGTGTTGCTTCTGACCCTAAAAACGGAAAATCTAAAGAAACAGACAGAATGCCTGTTGCTCCTGGTGTTATCACTACTTCTAAATTAGTAGAAGAAGTATACGCTCCAGCTTACGCTGACCACGGATACAACAATCAGGAAGAACTTATCCCTACAAGAGTTAACTTCTACTTCGTACAAGGTAGCTCTGCTCTTAGATACTCTGAGAGAACAAGTAAAAGAGGTAAGAAACTAGATGCATTCATCGCTGATAAAAACGTAACAAGAACTGTTACTATCACAGGTACTCACTCTCCTGAAGGTGCTGAAAGAATCAACACAAGATTAGCTAAAGATAGAGCTGAGTCTATCCAAGCTTTCTACAAAAGAGAGATGAAAAAATATGACTACGCTGGAATGGCTGATTCTATCAACTTCATCACTAAAGATGTAGTAGAAGATTGGGCTATATTCAAAGATTCTTTAGCCACTTATGATGGTATCTCTTCAGAAGAAAAATCTGCTTACCTGGATGTAGTGAATGGTCCTGGTTCTTATGAAGATAAAGAAGATAAATTACACCAACTGCCTACTTACAAAAAAGTATTCAGAGATTTATATCCTAAATTAAGGGTTGCTAAAACTGAAATCCTTACAGTAAAAGAAAAGAAATCTGATGCTGAGATTTCTGTACTTTCTAAAGGTATTGCTGATGGTTCTGTTTCTGCTGATACATTATCAGAAGAAGAACTTCTTTACGGAGCTACTTTAACTCCTTCATTAACTGAAAAAGAAGCTATCTACAAAGCTGCTACTAAGAAAACTGACAGCTGGGTAGCTCATAACAACCTTGCTGCTGTATATGTAGCTATGGCTATCGAAGGTGATGCTGACAAATATGGTGATATGGCTATGACTCAACTAGAAATTGCTTCTAACAAGCAAGAAAGTGCTGAGATCTATGCTAACATGGCTTCAGTAGAATTAATGAGAGGTAACCCTTACAAAGCTTATGAGCACATCAAAAAAGCTGATTCTATGAACCCTAGCAGCGAAATGGCTCCTGGCTTCAACGGTGTTAAAGGATCTGTAGAAATTATGCTAGCTAAATATGGTGATGCTGTACAGTCTACTGCTAACGCTGAAGATAATGCTGTAAACTCTTTCAACAGAGGTTTAGCTCAAATTCTTAACAAAGATTATCAAAGTGCTTTAACTTCATTCAAAGAAGCTACAGAGAAAGATTCTGATATGGGTATTGCTTACTACGGAGCGGCTATTGCTAACGCTCACCTTGGTAACGAAGATGCTGTATATGAGAATTTAGAGCAAGCTGTAAGTGCTGATCCTGATCTTAAAGGAAAAGCTCTTGAAGACTTAGAATTCGCTTCTTTCGTGTCTAATGAGCAGTTCAGAAATATCTTGAAATAA
- a CDS encoding pyruvate dehydrogenase complex E1 component subunit beta: MREIQFREALREAMSEEMRRDEKVYLMGEEVAEYNGAYKVSQGMLDEFGPDRVIDTPIAELGFAGVGVGSAMNGLRPIIEFMTFNFSLVAIDQVINGAAKMMSMSGGQFNVPCVFRGPTGNAGMLSSQHSQNFENWFANTPGLKVVVPSNPYDAKGLLKSSIRDNDPVIFMESELMYGDKGEVPENEYLIPIGSAKVTREGSDVTIVSFGKIMKVVDEAAEQLAKDGISVEVIDLRTVRPIDYATVVESVKKTNRLVIVEEAWPIAAISSEITYHVQKHAFDYLDAPIHRINSMDVPLPYAPTLIEAILPSVKRTIDAVKAVSYK, from the coding sequence ATGAGAGAAATACAATTTAGGGAAGCCTTAAGAGAAGCAATGAGTGAGGAGATGCGTAGGGATGAGAAAGTCTACCTCATGGGTGAAGAAGTTGCTGAATATAATGGAGCTTACAAAGTAAGTCAGGGTATGCTCGACGAGTTCGGCCCCGATCGTGTAATCGATACTCCTATTGCTGAGCTTGGCTTTGCAGGAGTAGGTGTAGGATCCGCTATGAACGGATTGAGACCTATCATAGAATTTATGACCTTTAATTTCTCTCTTGTTGCTATAGACCAGGTAATCAACGGAGCCGCTAAAATGATGTCTATGTCTGGTGGACAGTTTAACGTTCCGTGTGTATTCCGTGGCCCTACAGGAAATGCCGGTATGCTTAGCTCTCAGCACTCTCAAAACTTTGAAAACTGGTTTGCTAACACACCAGGTTTAAAGGTGGTAGTACCTTCAAACCCCTATGATGCTAAAGGCCTCTTAAAATCTTCTATAAGAGACAATGATCCTGTAATCTTCATGGAGTCAGAGCTTATGTATGGCGATAAGGGAGAGGTTCCTGAAAACGAGTATTTGATCCCTATCGGTTCTGCTAAAGTAACAAGAGAAGGATCTGATGTGACTATCGTTAGTTTCGGGAAAATTATGAAAGTAGTAGATGAAGCTGCTGAACAATTAGCTAAAGATGGTATTTCTGTTGAGGTGATTGACCTTAGAACAGTTAGACCTATTGATTATGCTACAGTAGTAGAATCAGTGAAGAAAACGAACAGATTAGTGATCGTAGAAGAAGCATGGCCTATTGCTGCCATTAGTTCTGAAATCACTTACCATGTTCAAAAACATGCATTTGATTATTTAGATGCTCCTATCCATAGAATTAACAGTATGGATGTTCCTTTACCTTATGCCCCTACTCTTATAGAGGCTATTTTACCTAGTGTAAAGAGAACCATTGATGCTGTAAAAGCTGTTTCTTATAAATAA